The sequence CAGCACGGCGATGTCGTCGCGCCGTACGCCGCCGGAGAACTCCTCGAGGTCGTGTGCGAGCGCGTCGAGCAGTTCGCGGGGGCCCCGGCGCGCCCAGCGGCTCAGCCGGGCGTCCAGCGGATAGAAGTGCCCCTCGGCGTCGCGGGCCTCGGTCACCCCGTCGGTGAACATCAGGAGCGTCGCGCCGGGCGGGAAGTCGAGCCGTTCCGCGGTGCGGCCCTCGTCGCTGAGATCCGCCATGCCCAACGGTACCGACGTCCGGCGCAGAGGCACGGTGACGGCGACCCCGTCGTGCACCAGGCGGGGCGGCAGATGGCCGCAGTTGACGGCCTGCGCCCGGCCGTCACCGTCGAACCCGAGGACGAGCGCGGTGACGAAGCGCTCGGTCTCGCCGGTCTGGGCGGAGAACGCGTTCTGCCGCGCGACGGCCTCCTCCAGGCGGTCGACGACACCGACGAGGGACGGCTCACGGATGGCCGCCTCGCGGAAGGCGCCGAGGACGGCGAACCCCGCGCCGATGGCGGGGAGCCCCTTGCCCTGGACGTCGCCGATGATCACACGGGTGCCGTAGGGCGACTGGACGACCTCGTAGATGTCCCCGCCGACGAGATGGTCCTCCTCGATCGGCGTGTACGAGCCATGGGCGGTGATCTGGTCGGTGGGGATGGGCAGGGGGCGCAGGATCTGGCGCTGGAGCGCGACGGCGGCGGAGCGGAGCCTGGCGACCTCGATGGCGTGCCGGATGCGCAGGACACAGGCGCCGATGCCGAGGAGACACGCCAGGACGGTGAAGACGACACTGCTCCCGATGTCCCAGTAGCTCCCGCCGGCCACCAGGCGCGAGGCGACGGCCACCACCATGACGAAGGCGGCGACACCGGTGGTCTGGGCGATCGTGCCGAACACCGAGACGAAGGCCGGTACCACCACCAGCAGGGGCACCAGACGCAGATCCTGGCCCGACAGGACGTCCAGGCCGACGATCACGGCGGTCAGTAGGGCCAGCGCTCCGAACAGCACCCCGTTCCCGACCCTGGGGGCGCGCACGGCGGCCTCTCCGAGGTCGGTGCCGGGAAGCGTCACGCGGGGCGCGGGCCGGCTCAGGAGTCCGAACGTCAAGGCCCTCTCCTTCCGGGATCTGCCGGCCGGATGCCGGCGCTCACCTCCATTCGACCCGGTCAGGGGTGCGGCGCACACGAGGCTTACGGCCCCGAGGGCCCTGCCGAAGGTCCCGGAAGGGGCCGCTCAGCGCACGCCCACGGACACCCCGGACGGGACGAGTGCGGCGAGGAAGGCGGTCTTGCGGCGGAGCACGAACCCCAGCGACTCGTAGAGGCGGACGGCCCCGGTGTTGGCGGCGGCCGCGTGCAGGAACGGTGTCTCGCCGCGCTGCCTGATCTCGTGGGCGACGGCGCGCACGAGCCCGCCGCCGAGGCCCTGGCCGCGTACGGACGTATCGGTGCAGACGGCGCTGATCTCGCTCCAGCCCGGCGGGTGCATGCGTTCACCGGCCATGGCGACGAGCACCCCGTCCCGGCGCACCCCGAGGTAGGTGCCGAGTTCGACGGTCCGGGGCTCGAAGGGGCCCGGCCGGGTGCGGGCGACCAGGTCGAGCATCTCGGGCACGTCGGCGGGGCCGAGCCGGACGGCTCCCGGGAGCGGGGCCGCGTCCACGCCGTCGTCCACGAGCTGGACGCCCTCGGCGTGGAAGGTGATCTCCCAGTCCTCCGGCGGGGGCTCCCGGAACGCGGTGATGGTGACGGCTCCCCCGGGTCCGGAGAGCGCCGCCACGTCGGCCCAGTCGGCGGGGCCCGGGTCCGGCGGGAGCGCGACCCAGGGGGCGACCTCGGCCGGGTAGCGCAGCACGCGGCCCCGGCGCTCGGCGAAGTGGGCGTGCGGGCCGCGCAGCGCGGTGCCCACCGGGTCGTCCAGCGGGTGGCCGGGGTCCAGGGGCGCGGTCACGCGGTCACCTCGATCACGATCTTGCCGAGCGCGTGACCGGCCTCCACCGCGCGCAGCGCCTCGCCCGCCCGGCCGAGCGGGACGGTCCGGGTCACATGGGTGCGCAGGACCCCGTCGACGACCAGCCGCGCCACCTCGTCGAGGACCGCCGCGGTGCGGGCCCGCCGGACGGGCTCGCCGCCCAGCTCGGTCACCAGGGGCTTGCCGCCGGCGCTGATGAGTGCGGCGGGGTCCACCAGGCCCGCCGCCTCGCGCAGGGTGTCGCCGCCGACCAGGTCGAAGACGGCGTCGACGCCCTCGGGCGCGGCTGCCCGCACCCGGTCGGCGAGGCCGGGTCCGGACGGGATGTGCTCCGCGCCCAGGGACTCCACGAAGTCCTTCTTGGCGTCGCTCGCGACCCCGAGGACCCGGACGCCCGCGTGGCGCGCGAGCTGGACGGCGGCGCTGCCGACACCGCCGCCGGCCCCGGTGACCAGGAGGGTGCTCCCGGGTGCGGGGTCCAGCTGGCGCACCCCGTCGTAGGCGGTGGCGGCGGCGACCGGCAGAACCGCCGCGTCGGTGAACGACAGGCCGGCCGGCTTGTGGGCGGTGACCGCGACGGGCATCAGCGTGTACTCGGCGTACCCGCCGGTCAGCGGGTTGCCGAAGACCTCGTCGCCGGGCGCGAAACCCTCGGCGCCGGGGCCGGCCGCGACGACGACGCCGGCGGCCTCGCTGCCGAAGACGGTCGGGAACGGCAGTGGCTCGCTGCCGGGCCGGGTGTAGCCGGTGCGCAGTTTCCAGTCCACCGGGTTGACGCCCGCCGCGCGGACGGCGACGAGCAGTTCGCCGGGGCCGGGTTCCGGCCGTTCCAGGTCGGTGAACCGCTCCGCCTCCGGACCGCCGTTGCGGGTGAACACGTACGCCTTCGGCATGAGCTCCTTCTCCCCTGTTCCCGTACTCCGGCACCGGGTCGCACGGCGCCACAGCTGCGGCAAGGACGGGGGGCGCACGGGTATTCCCGTACCGTCGATTTCGACTCAACTACAGCCGTATATGAGCCGGTCGGTCCCTGCGGTGCGCCGTCCTGTGGCACGCTGGTGGCGGCCGTCCCACCGGGCTCCCCCGTACCGGTGGGGCGGTCTCCCCCGTACGGCTCCGGACGCCCCGGACCGGTCAGCCGTTGTCCCGCTCGGGGGCCCGGCCGGCGTAGTAGGTGGCGATCATGTCCTCGTCGCCGTGCCCGTCCGCCTCCGCGCGTTCGAAGCGGGCGGCCGAGGCGGCCGTCAGATCCAGCCGGACCCCTGCCCGGCCGGCCGCGTCGAGGATCAGCCGGGTGTCCTTGAGGGCCGTGGACAGGGCGAAGCTCGGGGTGAGGTCACCGTCCAGAACGGCGGCCGACTTGCTGCGCAGATAGCCCGTGTCGAGCGGCCCGCCGGCGACGAGGTCGAGGAAGGCGCGCGGGTCGACGCCGAGTCCTTCGGCGAGGTTCAGGCACTCCGCGACCCCGCCCACCATGTTGATCACCCAGGCGTTGAGCACGAGCTTGAGCCGGGACGCCGCGCCCGGCTCCTCCCCGGCCCAGATCGTGCGCTGCCCGATCGCGTCCAGCACGGGTTCGACCACCGCGCGGGCGGCGACGGGGCCGGAGACGAGGACGGTCAGCGCGCCCTGCTCAGCGGGCTGCCGGGTGCCCGAGACCGGGGCGTCGAGGTGGACGAGCCCCAGGTCGGCGGCGCGCTGGGCCAGTTCGACGGCGCCGTCCGGGCCGACCGTGGACGTCTGGAGCAGCACCTGGCCCCGGTGCAGCCCCTCGGAGGCGGCGGTGAGCGCGGCGGCGACGGCGGTCGTGTCGGTGAGCGCGGTGAGCACGACATGCGCGCCGCGCACGGCCTCCGCCGCCGTCCCGGTGACGGTGGCGCCGTCGGCGGCGAGCGGGGCGGCCTTGTCCTGCGTACGGTTCCAGGCCCGGACCTCCAGACCGGCGCGGAGCAGGCTGCGGGCCATCGCCGCGCCCATGATCCCGGTGCCGAGTACGGCGACGACCGGCCGCTGCGGTGCTGCGGGGACTGCTGAGGTCATGGGGTTCCCTTCGTCGGCCGCGCCCGGGGACCGGCGCGCGGCGGCTTCGGCTTGTCAGGGTTGCCGCAGCGCGCCTTCCAGCACGGCGGCGTGTACGGCTCTGGCGAGTCGCGCGCCCCAGCGGGAGCGCGGCCCGGCGAACGGTTCGGCCTCGCCGGTGTCCGGCGAGGGGGCGGGCGCGGCGACGCAGACGGCGTCGGTCGGGGTGCCGGAGCAGTCGAGCCCGGCGTCCAGGAGCGCCTGCACCTTGGCCTCCGTCGCGGTGGCGACGGCGTTGACCAGGGCCGCGTCGGACAGCGGCACCGGGAACGTCACCACGATGTTGATGGTGCCCGGCGGCGGCGGTCCGCCGGTGCCCTCGCCCGGGACGGCGGCCCAGCCCCGTACGCCCAGACCGCAGGTGGCGGTCGCGTGGACGCCCTCGTCGGCGGCGGTGGTGTACGCGGTGACGTCGGCGGCGGTCATCAGGCCGGCGCCGGGGCCGGTGAGGCGGGCGCCGGCGGCGATCTCGGCCAGGTGGCGGTCCGGGTCCATGCGCGGGTACCCGCCGGGCACCTGGGCGTTGAGGATCCAGTCACGCGGTCCGATGCCGCCGCCCAGGACGGCGCTGCTGCACACCCGCCATCCGGGCCCGAGCCGCCACACGAGATGGTGCAGGTCGGCCCCGTCCTCGCGCCGGACGAGCAGCTCTCCGCGCTGTTCGGGGAGCCGGAGGCGTACGGAACGGATGGGGCACCCCCGGTGGCACGGCAGGACTTCGGTCGGCACGGACCGGTTGATCATATGTGCCGGGGCCGGGGCCGCCGGGAGCCGGCCCGGCCCTGGAGGCCCCGGCCCGGACACCCGGCCCGTTCACCCGATTGGCGTAACGGGTGGAAGTGCCGCGCGGCCGTGCGACACGGGGGCTGCGCCGGTCCGAGGCGGATGCCGCACGCCGGCCCCGGTGGCCGGGCGGTTGCAGCGTCCATCCGGGTGAGGCGCGATGGAATCCGGACGCGCCTTCTCTGCTGGACCCACCCACAGGACGCGCCCGAGCGAGGAGGAATCGGATATGGGAGCCGCTGACGGTTTCACGGATTCCGGAGAGCTCGACGGCCTGACGGTGTACGACACCGAGGGCGAGAAGATCGGCAACGTGGGCCGGGTGTATGTCGACGACAGCACCGGCCGCCCGGACTGGATCACGGTGAAGACCGGCCTGTTCGGCATGAAGGAGAGTTTCGTGCCTCTCGCCGGAGCCCGTCGAGTGGGCTCCGACCTGCACATCTCCCACGGCAAGGACCAGGTCAAGGAAGCTCCGAGGGTGGACGCGGACGCGCATCTGTCCGTGTCCGAGGAGGAGGAGCTGTACCGCCACTACGGCCTGACCCGGAACACCAGGAGCAATCTCGGCGACCGTTCCGGGACCGGCGCACCGACCACCACGGGCACCGGGAACATGGGCGCGGCCGGAACCGGCGCGGCGGCCGGTGCCGGGGCCGGGGCCATGGGCGCCGCAGGCACCTCCGGCACGGACCGGACCCGGACGGCCGGTACCGGGAAGCACCGGGACACCGAGACCGCCGGCACGGGCGCGGGCCGTCCGCTGGCCGGAGCCGGCGCGGGAGCCCAGCGGTCCGGCGCCGACCTGGGCGGCAAGGAGGAGATGATCCGCTCCGAGGAGCAGCTGCACGTCGGCACCGAGGAGTACGAGAGCGGCAGGGCGCGTCTGCACAAGTACGTCGTCACCGAGAACGTCACGCGCAGCGTGCCGGTCTCGCACGAAGAGGTACGGGTGGTCCGTGAGCCGCTGCAGCCCGGCGACAAGGCGGCGCGCGCGGGCGACCTGACGGAGCAGGACGTGGAGGTCACGCTGCACGCCGAGCGCGCCACGATGCGCAAGGAGACCGTCCCGGTCGAGCGCGTCCGGATGGAAACCCAGAGGGTGACGGAGCAGAAGGAGGTCTCCGCCGAACTGCGCAAGGAGCAGATCGACTACGCGGACGGCACCACCAAGGGCGGCAAGGACATGCCCGGCAAGGACACCGGCGGCGACATGGGCCGAGGACGCCACCGCTGACCCCCCGCCGGCATGACTGCCGCACCGCACCACAAGCGAGGGGCGGACCCGCCGGCGGGTCCGCCCTCTCGTGTGCCCGGACGGCGCCGGGCCGGTCAGGGCAGGAAGCGTACGGAGGGCCGGCCCCGCGGCCCGTCCGGAGTCACGACGGCCCGCACCCGGTAGACCTCCTCGATCAGTTCCTCGGTGATCACCTGCTCCGGGGTCCCGCCCGCGACCGCCCGGCCGCCGCTCAGGACCACGATCCGGTCGCAGAACATGGCGGCCAGGTTGAGGTCGTGGAGGGCGATGACGGCGGTCAGCGGCAGCGAGGCGACCAGGGAGAGCAGTTCCAGCTGGTGCTGGATGTCCAGGTGGTTGGTCGGTTCGTCGAGCAGGAGTTCGCGCGGCTGCTGGGCCAGTGCGCGGGCGATCTGGACGCGCTGGCGCTCCCCGCCGGAGAGCGTGTGCCAGGACCGCTCACGCAGGCCGGTGAGGCCGGTGCGTTCCAGTGCGGCGTCCACCGCCGCCGCGTCCTCGCCCGTGGGGGCCGACCAGGCGCGGCGGTGCGGGATGCGGCCGAGGCGTACGACGTCCAGGACGCTCAGCTCGTCCTGGGTGACGGCGTGCTGGTCGACGACGGCGACCCGCCGGGCCACCTGGCGCCGGCCGGCCGCGGCCAGCGGTTCGCCGTCCAGGGTGACCGTGCCCGCGTGCGGGGCGAGGAGCCCGGCCAGGATGCGCAGCAGTGTGGACTTGCCGGAGCCGTTGGGGCCGATGAGCCCCACGGTGGTGCCCGGCTGCGGGGCGAGCGTCACACCGTCCAGGAGGAGCCGGCCGCCGGCCTCCCGGCTGACGCGGGCGGCCCGCAGGCCGCCGGTCGCGGTCATGTCGCCCGCCTGGTGCGGTAGAGGACGAGGACGAAGGCGGGCACGCCGATCAGAGCGGTGACGACCCCCACCGGCACCTCCTGCGGGTCGAGGACGGTCCGGGCGAGCGTGTCGACCCAGACGAGGAAGACGGCCCCGGCGAGTGCGGTGACCGGCAGCAGCCTGCGGTGGCCGGAGCCGGTGAGCGCGCGAGCCGCGTGCGGCAGGACCAGGCCGACGAAGCCGATGGCACCGGCCGAGCTGACGAGCGCGGCGGTCAGCAGCGCGGTCGTGCAGAGCAGGACGGTACGGGTGCGGGCGACGTTCACGCCGAGGGCGGCGGCGGCGTCCTGGCCGAAGGCGAACGCGTCCAGCGTCCGGGCATGGCCGAGGCAGATCAGCAGGCTGACGGCGAGGACGGCGGAGCAGATCCAGACATCGGTCCAGCCGACCCCGCCGAGCGAGCCGAGGAGCCAGAACAGCACACCGCGGGTCTGCTC is a genomic window of Streptomyces sp. NBC_00708 containing:
- a CDS encoding serine/threonine-protein phosphatase gives rise to the protein MTFGLLSRPAPRVTLPGTDLGEAAVRAPRVGNGVLFGALALLTAVIVGLDVLSGQDLRLVPLLVVVPAFVSVFGTIAQTTGVAAFVMVVAVASRLVAGGSYWDIGSSVVFTVLACLLGIGACVLRIRHAIEVARLRSAAVALQRQILRPLPIPTDQITAHGSYTPIEEDHLVGGDIYEVVQSPYGTRVIIGDVQGKGLPAIGAGFAVLGAFREAAIREPSLVGVVDRLEEAVARQNAFSAQTGETERFVTALVLGFDGDGRAQAVNCGHLPPRLVHDGVAVTVPLRRTSVPLGMADLSDEGRTAERLDFPPGATLLMFTDGVTEARDAEGHFYPLDARLSRWARRGPRELLDALAHDLEEFSGGVRRDDIAVLALCRVSAPSDEPAPAGPSGHGVPRAVEALSGR
- a CDS encoding GNAT family N-acetyltransferase, coding for MTAPLDPGHPLDDPVGTALRGPHAHFAERRGRVLRYPAEVAPWVALPPDPGPADWADVAALSGPGGAVTITAFREPPPEDWEITFHAEGVQLVDDGVDAAPLPGAVRLGPADVPEMLDLVARTRPGPFEPRTVELGTYLGVRRDGVLVAMAGERMHPPGWSEISAVCTDTSVRGQGLGGGLVRAVAHEIRQRGETPFLHAAAANTGAVRLYESLGFVLRRKTAFLAALVPSGVSVGVR
- a CDS encoding NADP-dependent oxidoreductase, with the translated sequence MPKAYVFTRNGGPEAERFTDLERPEPGPGELLVAVRAAGVNPVDWKLRTGYTRPGSEPLPFPTVFGSEAAGVVVAAGPGAEGFAPGDEVFGNPLTGGYAEYTLMPVAVTAHKPAGLSFTDAAVLPVAAATAYDGVRQLDPAPGSTLLVTGAGGGVGSAAVQLARHAGVRVLGVASDAKKDFVESLGAEHIPSGPGLADRVRAAAPEGVDAVFDLVGGDTLREAAGLVDPAALISAGGKPLVTELGGEPVRRARTAAVLDEVARLVVDGVLRTHVTRTVPLGRAGEALRAVEAGHALGKIVIEVTA
- a CDS encoding NAD(P)-dependent oxidoreductase yields the protein MTSAVPAAPQRPVVAVLGTGIMGAAMARSLLRAGLEVRAWNRTQDKAAPLAADGATVTGTAAEAVRGAHVVLTALTDTTAVAAALTAASEGLHRGQVLLQTSTVGPDGAVELAQRAADLGLVHLDAPVSGTRQPAEQGALTVLVSGPVAARAVVEPVLDAIGQRTIWAGEEPGAASRLKLVLNAWVINMVGGVAECLNLAEGLGVDPRAFLDLVAGGPLDTGYLRSKSAAVLDGDLTPSFALSTALKDTRLILDAAGRAGVRLDLTAASAARFERAEADGHGDEDMIATYYAGRAPERDNG
- a CDS encoding adenosylcobinamide amidohydrolase; translation: MPTEVLPCHRGCPIRSVRLRLPEQRGELLVRREDGADLHHLVWRLGPGWRVCSSAVLGGGIGPRDWILNAQVPGGYPRMDPDRHLAEIAAGARLTGPGAGLMTAADVTAYTTAADEGVHATATCGLGVRGWAAVPGEGTGGPPPPGTINIVVTFPVPLSDAALVNAVATATEAKVQALLDAGLDCSGTPTDAVCVAAPAPSPDTGEAEPFAGPRSRWGARLARAVHAAVLEGALRQP
- a CDS encoding PRC and DUF2382 domain-containing protein, with the protein product MGAADGFTDSGELDGLTVYDTEGEKIGNVGRVYVDDSTGRPDWITVKTGLFGMKESFVPLAGARRVGSDLHISHGKDQVKEAPRVDADAHLSVSEEEELYRHYGLTRNTRSNLGDRSGTGAPTTTGTGNMGAAGTGAAAGAGAGAMGAAGTSGTDRTRTAGTGKHRDTETAGTGAGRPLAGAGAGAQRSGADLGGKEEMIRSEEQLHVGTEEYESGRARLHKYVVTENVTRSVPVSHEEVRVVREPLQPGDKAARAGDLTEQDVEVTLHAERATMRKETVPVERVRMETQRVTEQKEVSAELRKEQIDYADGTTKGGKDMPGKDTGGDMGRGRHR
- a CDS encoding ABC transporter ATP-binding protein, giving the protein MTATGGLRAARVSREAGGRLLLDGVTLAPQPGTTVGLIGPNGSGKSTLLRILAGLLAPHAGTVTLDGEPLAAAGRRQVARRVAVVDQHAVTQDELSVLDVVRLGRIPHRRAWSAPTGEDAAAVDAALERTGLTGLRERSWHTLSGGERQRVQIARALAQQPRELLLDEPTNHLDIQHQLELLSLVASLPLTAVIALHDLNLAAMFCDRIVVLSGGRAVAGGTPEQVITEELIEEVYRVRAVVTPDGPRGRPSVRFLP